Below is a genomic region from Gammaproteobacteria bacterium.
CATGCGAAGGGATGCCGCTGGGCAGCAACAGGAATTGTCGGAACTATTTCTCTTTTTCGCGGGCGAAGGTTTCCATTCCCACCCAGTCCTCAATTCCGTTCAATACTGCACAGAAAACGATTATCAGGATGTCTTGGAACGTGTGTAGTTTGTTTTTGGTTTTCCGTCGAAGATCGGCGAGTGCGGCAAACTAGGGTCTGGGATCAGGCAGCATGGAAGTTTAGGGGGAAAGTAACGAAATCGTCATCCTCTCCTTCCTTGTCAAGGGGGTAGATAGCGCGATTGCCCTGATGATTAGGAGCGCCGTCTGTTGGAAATTGGTGGGATAGCGTAAAATTCTCCATAATCTTTGATGCTGATTTTTTGACGGTATAACTAACCTGAGTTATGAATTTTTTAGTTATAACGCATTGTATAGAAAGTATTTTCTTGTTTGCATAAAATGCAAATTTTTTGTATCGTCTAACTATCATTTTTGAGATTTAAAGATCCACGGATCAAGAGGTATTTCCCACCAATGGCAATGGTATTCACTGATTTTACGCCTCGCCGTTATTTGGTGCATTGGCTGGCGAGCGCTGCTCTGGTTCTAATGACTTATAACCCTTTTGGGCATTCCTATTATCATTGGGTGATGACTGAGGGGGGTTCAATTTTTCTCAAAGTTCTTGCGGGACTGACTTTATTAATTGTCCAGACTTTCACATTATGGTGGACTATTTCCTCGGTAGGACGAATAGGATTGCTAGCGGGTGCCATCATTTGGGGATTGACTTCTTATGAGGTGTTAAAATGGATTCCAGGAGAATCTTCCGTAGCGAGACAACTGGTAGTTCAATTATTCCTGGCCACTATGCTTGCGGTGGGGCTTTCTTGGCCACACTTCAAAACCCGATTAACCGGACAAATAGAGAAACGTTATCTTATTTATCACGGTAAAGCTGAGAAAAAGAAAAGAAAATATGCAGCGCAGCGGGCCGCACAGCGTGCCGAGCAGCGTGCTCGTGCGGCAGCGGCTCGTGCAGCAGCAGCCCAGGCTGCGGCTGCGCGTGCTGCTGCAGTAGCAAGGGCCGTGGCGCGAGCACCAGCGATGCAGCCTCCCATTGGTGCCCCTCCGACACGAAGGACACCGATCATTTAAATTTATTCGTAGAGAGTTTAATTTTAAGAAAACACACTCGCAATTGCTGAAGAATTGTGGGGGGATGAAGCGTCACCTGTGGAATTTTTGTGTCTGGTTTTGAAGGCCTGTAAACCGTGAATAGGTTTTAACCATAGATAGATAGTAGGAGTTACGCAGTTGAATTTGTAACTCTATACAGAATTGAGTTTTTTCTGTCACTCTACGCTGAAGTCGCGTTAGCGACCATAGTCGCAGAATCTATGTAGATGGATTCTGCGACTTCGCTTCGTGCAGAATGATTTTCTATTTTTCAACTGCGTAACTCCTAAATAGATAGAATGAATTGTTTTTTGATTTTCAACACACGCTACCTTCGTGCTAAGATTTGATCGCTCCTTAAATAAATCTAAGAAGCTGTATAAAAATTAGCTGGTTGATGTAAAGTACAATTACAAGATTAAGTCCTCATTATCGTTTTTCATCTGTATCCATGCGAGTAGGATGCTGATTTGCAAGGTAGTAGTTTTTGTACAGTCTCTTAAGATATGCGGTTGTTCGGGTAATCTATGGATGCAAAATCTTGTCAATCACCCACGTCCTAAAGGGCGAGGCTTGTGAAAACAAGTCCGAGGTTGACCAGCTTTAGTTC
It encodes:
- a CDS encoding hypothetical protein (Evidence 5 : Unknown function); this encodes MVHCCILTQLFVNCVTPNSNTFATKTGGQTPDNVTETVMRRDAAGQQQELSELFLFFAGEGFHSHPVLNSVQYCTENDYQDVLERV
- a CDS encoding membrane hypothetical protein (Evidence 5 : Unknown function); the encoded protein is MAMVFTDFTPRRYLVHWLASAALVLMTYNPFGHSYYHWVMTEGGSIFLKVLAGLTLLIVQTFTLWWTISSVGRIGLLAGAIIWGLTSYEVLKWIPGESSVARQLVVQLFLATMLAVGLSWPHFKTRLTGQIEKRYLIYHGKAEKKKRKYAAQRAAQRAEQRARAAAARAAAAQAAAARAAAVARAVARAPAMQPPIGAPPTRRTPII